A region from the Lentisphaera profundi genome encodes:
- a CDS encoding DUF2793 domain-containing protein → MNKKPFTLLEMSVVLLIIVLVASFAASVASPILEQSIETQYKKNVIAMATAIVGDNSIRDYDGSAIPNGYLNDMGSFPSNINDLWNAPSDSSKRYRKEEFTINGVDGHLYGGWNGPYYEAVNENLLNSLILERGDYDSISITDSNSDNDDIKLHAKGYSESEVFEYGELHFYPRTISLSGIPSEFTAKVTYVYFLDGILQAVEQDISNSADTSVDLPKGLCAFYAQLITDHEILETLSSPPIGPSDGDTYLISSSGASGDFSGEENSIATWNGSSYDFTRPSDQDSLYDINEQKHYLFKDSTWEEKQVDGTSTPRIIKTIKTDILLEFE, encoded by the coding sequence ATGAATAAAAAACCTTTCACCCTTTTAGAGATGTCAGTCGTTTTACTGATTATTGTTCTGGTCGCTTCTTTTGCAGCATCTGTAGCTTCACCCATTTTAGAGCAAAGCATTGAAACACAATACAAAAAGAATGTGATCGCAATGGCGACTGCGATTGTTGGTGATAATTCTATTAGAGATTACGATGGCAGCGCCATCCCCAATGGCTACCTAAATGACATGGGGTCTTTTCCCAGTAATATTAATGATCTCTGGAATGCTCCTAGCGACTCCAGCAAACGTTATCGCAAAGAGGAATTCACTATAAATGGCGTAGATGGGCATTTGTACGGTGGCTGGAATGGTCCCTACTACGAAGCGGTCAATGAAAACCTGCTCAACAGCCTCATCCTAGAGAGGGGAGACTATGATTCCATCAGTATTACGGATTCAAATTCTGATAATGATGATATAAAACTCCACGCCAAGGGCTACTCCGAATCAGAAGTCTTTGAATACGGCGAGCTACATTTCTATCCAAGAACAATTTCACTTTCAGGTATCCCCAGTGAATTCACGGCCAAAGTTACCTACGTCTATTTTTTAGATGGCATCCTTCAAGCTGTAGAACAAGACATTAGTAATAGTGCCGATACATCCGTAGATCTGCCGAAAGGACTGTGTGCTTTTTATGCCCAATTAATAACTGACCACGAAATCCTAGAGACTTTAAGCAGTCCTCCTATTGGTCCAAGTGATGGCGACACCTATTTAATTTCATCTAGTGGTGCAAGTGGCGATTTCAGTGGTGAAGAGAATAGTATCGCTACTTGGAATGGCAGTAGCTATGATTTTACAAGGCCAAGTGACCAAGACAGTCTTTATGATATTAATGAACAAAAACACTACCTATTCAAGGACAGTACCTGGGAAGAAAAACAAGTGGATGGTACCTCAACTCCAAGAATCATAAAAACCATAAAAACTGATATCTTACTGGAGTTTGAGTGA
- a CDS encoding PilN domain-containing protein → MTKYLLLHISDKLYFLNFSSKNQEVQDFVLKDNNHEEVSQLLEAFCSQLTSNFEIYLFSDKLTLHTLDLSKQTPTTNKSLIQQFLLFELENVVDILPDNPVLIFHKEAEHTYNCLLTEENFVHELKNVCLQADGKLAYLGHPAGFFASLYTNNSVEIFENTVHCQSSKSKNSYHFSSSLTSEYQAVQQYLVKNSMKSPTIYNLAKRDIIPLEGNISEVKFDEIKTKDLIKALKNKLRTSPVLNFKSTPKNLKKSFPLLTSFLLSVSLFAYCLFSIYDSNQNLENLITKNKIKVKDFKAEKVSFKMQIEKIPDLEQERAKLKNKEIVLKNVNFWPDLLECMAESIDDSSQLTHVNSAQKDVVTIQGITLNVLKIQEFIKGLEADSSLDVIVSEKTISQEMINNHKLWRFKISLGRKL, encoded by the coding sequence ATGACCAAGTACCTACTACTCCATATTTCAGACAAATTATATTTTCTTAACTTCAGTTCAAAAAACCAAGAAGTTCAGGACTTTGTCCTCAAGGACAATAATCATGAAGAAGTCAGTCAGTTATTAGAGGCTTTCTGTTCACAACTCACCTCTAATTTTGAGATCTATTTATTCTCAGATAAACTGACTCTACACACTCTAGATTTAAGCAAGCAAACACCCACGACGAATAAATCTCTAATACAACAATTCCTCTTATTTGAGCTCGAAAATGTGGTTGATATCCTTCCGGATAATCCCGTGCTTATATTTCATAAAGAGGCGGAGCACACTTATAACTGTTTGCTCACAGAGGAAAACTTTGTTCATGAACTAAAAAACGTCTGTTTACAAGCTGATGGCAAGCTTGCCTACTTAGGTCATCCAGCAGGTTTTTTCGCTAGTCTCTATACAAATAACAGCGTAGAGATTTTTGAAAATACGGTTCATTGTCAAAGCTCAAAATCGAAAAATTCTTATCATTTTAGCAGTTCATTAACAAGTGAGTATCAAGCTGTTCAACAATACTTGGTCAAGAATTCAATGAAGAGCCCTACGATCTACAACTTAGCTAAAAGAGATATCATTCCCTTGGAAGGGAATATTTCTGAAGTGAAATTCGATGAAATCAAAACTAAAGACTTAATCAAAGCTTTAAAAAATAAACTGAGAACTTCTCCCGTTCTCAATTTTAAAAGTACGCCAAAAAATCTCAAGAAATCCTTTCCTTTATTAACGTCTTTTTTACTATCTGTGAGCCTGTTCGCATACTGCTTATTTTCCATCTATGATAGCAATCAAAATTTAGAAAATCTGATCACCAAAAATAAAATCAAAGTCAAGGATTTTAAGGCTGAAAAAGTAAGCTTTAAAATGCAAATAGAAAAAATCCCCGACCTCGAACAAGAACGGGCAAAATTGAAAAACAAGGAAATCGTCCTCAAGAATGTCAATTTCTGGCCTGATTTACTAGAGTGTATGGCTGAATCTATAGATGACTCTTCCCAATTAACTCATGTAAATAGCGCACAAAAAGATGTGGTCACTATACAGGGGATTACACTCAATGTCTTAAAAATCCAAGAGTTCATTAAAGGCCTAGAAGCTGACAGTAGCCTAGACGTCATTGTCTCGGAAAAAACAATTAGTCAAGAAATGATCAATAATCATAAGCTTTGGAGATTTAAGATCAGCCTTGGAAGAAAATTGTGA
- a CDS encoding type IV pilus twitching motility protein PilT, whose protein sequence is MIKLEALLARCIEVGASDLHVKSDQSPRFRLLGKLVPLAGTCGISKESILDGMKNFIEPPKFEKFAQRGAIDGSFLYNQKRFRFNLFKQSNSLSLSLRLLSDKINELQSLGVPDLLYKVCEMKNGLVIVSGSTGSGKSTTLSALIERINSTQNRHIITIEEPVEYIYESKMSLINQREVGIDTPSFHAALVDSLRQDPDVILIGEIREIDTIKTAITAAETGHLVFATVHSEDTTSAIERLISVFPADEQGSVRRQLSLSLRAIISQSLVIADGKKAEKGTRVPVCEILFANNAIKNQIATGKTRQIYSSIEMAHQEGMQTFERHLSELLKKGILSRETVMLLANKQDSLIV, encoded by the coding sequence ATGATTAAATTAGAAGCTTTATTGGCTAGATGTATTGAGGTGGGAGCTTCTGATCTTCATGTAAAATCTGATCAAAGTCCGAGATTTCGTCTGCTAGGAAAACTCGTGCCTCTCGCGGGCACATGCGGGATTTCCAAAGAGTCCATTTTAGATGGCATGAAAAATTTTATCGAGCCCCCCAAATTTGAAAAATTTGCTCAGCGAGGTGCCATAGATGGCTCCTTTCTTTATAATCAAAAACGTTTTAGGTTCAACCTTTTTAAACAATCAAATTCCCTAAGTCTTTCCTTGAGACTACTTTCTGATAAGATCAATGAATTACAGTCGCTTGGTGTGCCTGATCTCCTCTATAAAGTTTGTGAAATGAAAAATGGACTTGTGATTGTAAGTGGCTCTACGGGTTCGGGTAAATCGACGACTTTATCCGCTTTAATAGAAAGAATAAACTCTACGCAGAATAGGCATATAATCACTATTGAAGAGCCAGTTGAATATATATACGAGAGTAAGATGTCTCTGATTAATCAACGTGAAGTGGGCATAGATACCCCCAGTTTTCATGCGGCTCTAGTTGACTCTCTAAGACAAGATCCAGACGTTATCCTGATTGGTGAGATCCGAGAGATCGACACGATTAAAACAGCCATAACTGCAGCCGAGACAGGACATTTGGTTTTTGCCACAGTGCACTCCGAAGATACTACCAGTGCCATAGAACGTTTGATTTCTGTATTTCCCGCCGATGAACAAGGCTCCGTGAGAAGGCAATTATCCTTAAGTCTTAGAGCTATTATCTCTCAAAGTTTAGTGATTGCAGATGGCAAAAAAGCCGAGAAAGGAACACGTGTACCTGTATGCGAAATACTATTTGCTAACAATGCAATTAAGAACCAAATTGCAACAGGCAAGACTCGGCAAATTTATTCCTCTATAGAAATGGCTCATCAAGAAGGTATGCAAACCTTTGAAAGACACCTTTCTGAGCTTTTGAAAAAGGGTATTTTGAGCCGTGAAACCGTGATGCTTTTGGCCAATAAACAAGATTCTCTAATCGTTTAA
- a CDS encoding GspE/PulE family protein, with protein MIDLDKITFNPALVAMLPSNIALKKLLLPCTEINGIIYVIAGEPESHQPSDLKRYFGKDVKLEKADPKKLKEKIKLHYRSSNKVSLENDQNEVIRLTDEIIFTAVSKSASDIHINPKEDKVLIRFRVSGQLETYKTIPIHSYNGLISRIKILAEMNIAEKRSPQDGKLTYKVPGTHQKVDIRAASIPSINGEKMTLRLLGINSDALTLDKIGMSKQHLAIYHEEIQRDNGLILINGATGSGKSTSLYASLRHILKSKDVNIITVEDPVEYQVDNVIQVNVDESDKVSFPSALKSILRHDPDVIMIGEIRDAETAGIAIKSSLTGHLVLSSLHANSASAAVVRLADIGVEPYMIASTLRVSIAQKLVKKLCQNCCTSTELTEQQALLIKREDLAGTKVAVKKGCLYCGGLGYLDRMPILEVIQIDNNFKALIHSELNDENLRKEMQRQDIPSLVDDAISKMQEGLIDFQECYKIVSTI; from the coding sequence GTGATCGACTTAGATAAAATAACTTTCAACCCCGCTTTAGTAGCTATGCTTCCGTCAAATATCGCTTTAAAGAAGCTGCTACTACCCTGTACGGAAATAAACGGTATAATATATGTCATAGCAGGAGAACCGGAAAGCCATCAGCCAAGTGATCTTAAAAGGTATTTTGGCAAAGACGTCAAACTTGAAAAAGCTGACCCGAAAAAACTCAAAGAAAAAATTAAATTACACTATCGGAGTTCAAACAAAGTCAGTTTAGAAAATGATCAAAATGAAGTTATTCGCTTAACGGATGAAATTATTTTTACTGCCGTAAGTAAATCAGCTTCGGATATTCACATCAACCCCAAGGAAGATAAAGTTTTAATTCGTTTTCGGGTGAGTGGGCAATTGGAAACCTATAAAACTATACCTATACATTCCTACAACGGCTTAATTTCACGCATAAAAATTTTAGCGGAAATGAATATTGCGGAGAAACGCTCACCTCAAGATGGCAAGCTGACTTACAAAGTACCTGGGACTCATCAAAAAGTAGATATTCGAGCGGCGTCAATCCCTTCAATTAATGGCGAAAAAATGACCTTGAGACTTTTGGGGATAAACTCAGATGCTCTGACGCTTGATAAAATTGGTATGTCAAAACAGCATTTAGCTATTTATCATGAAGAAATCCAACGTGACAATGGTTTAATTTTGATCAACGGCGCTACTGGCTCAGGTAAATCCACCAGTCTCTACGCGTCGCTTAGACATATATTGAAGAGTAAAGATGTGAATATTATAACTGTCGAAGATCCCGTTGAGTATCAGGTAGATAATGTCATTCAAGTTAACGTTGATGAATCGGATAAAGTATCATTTCCCTCTGCATTAAAAAGCATACTTAGACATGATCCAGATGTAATCATGATAGGGGAAATTAGAGACGCCGAAACAGCTGGAATTGCCATCAAATCGAGTTTGACGGGCCACTTGGTGCTCTCGAGTCTTCATGCCAATTCTGCCTCAGCTGCAGTAGTAAGGTTGGCTGATATAGGTGTCGAACCCTATATGATAGCTTCGACACTGCGAGTCAGTATTGCCCAGAAGCTCGTCAAAAAGTTATGTCAAAACTGTTGTACAAGCACTGAGTTGACAGAGCAGCAAGCTTTACTCATTAAGCGCGAAGATTTAGCCGGTACAAAAGTCGCAGTTAAAAAGGGTTGCCTTTATTGCGGAGGTTTAGGCTACTTGGATAGGATGCCTATACTCGAAGTGATACAAATTGACAATAATTTCAAAGCCCTCATTCACTCTGAACTCAATGATGAAAATCTAAGAAAGGAAATGCAGCGCCAAGATATTCCTTCTTTAGTTGATGACGCCATTAGCAAGATGCAAGAAGGTTTAATTGACTTTCAAGAGTGTTATAAAATTGTGAGTACGATTTAA
- a CDS encoding type II secretion system F family protein — translation MIEFDYIALDSFGENQEGRLEAENFLEASKILKARKWIIRSLDEAQYEVSIFTYLNPMTYFLRSRDFEVAFAQLSTLMSSGVNLSSALKTMSAISLKQAGRTLWKEVYSQVQTGKSLSESLKSHPQIKKSLFANLIKIGEETGELDHLLMTIAVGMERNRIIKSKILTALLYPMFVFIIALIAAGVAVFYLIPKLKVMIAAMGRDLHPATQALIDFADFLQRYSIHFLLLILILAITLISTYLNKNGRVFLDRMTLRVPVIGNMFRVYFSAEFARNFALLIGSGVKLTESLQHCTATIWNTYLKNVLKRARNNIINGAPLTETLSCRYAFSPLLISMVSVGEKTGSIDNLLEDQAKYHYEILDKYINQFSALISFVMILLVAGTIAFVFAAILLTYFS, via the coding sequence ATGATTGAATTTGATTATATTGCTTTAGATTCTTTTGGTGAAAATCAGGAAGGTAGGTTGGAAGCTGAGAATTTTTTGGAAGCCTCAAAAATTTTAAAAGCACGTAAGTGGATTATAAGATCATTAGACGAAGCCCAATACGAAGTCTCAATCTTCACTTACTTGAACCCCATGACTTACTTTTTACGCAGTCGTGACTTCGAGGTCGCCTTTGCCCAACTCTCCACGTTGATGAGTTCAGGAGTGAATTTATCCTCTGCCTTAAAAACGATGTCCGCAATCTCTTTAAAACAGGCAGGAAGAACTTTGTGGAAAGAGGTTTATTCACAAGTTCAAACAGGCAAGAGCTTATCAGAATCTTTGAAGAGTCATCCTCAAATTAAAAAATCTCTTTTCGCAAATCTAATAAAAATTGGTGAAGAAACGGGTGAACTTGACCACTTATTAATGACTATTGCTGTAGGCATGGAGAGAAATCGAATTATTAAGAGTAAAATTCTTACCGCTCTCTTATATCCTATGTTTGTTTTCATCATTGCTTTAATTGCAGCCGGAGTGGCTGTCTTTTACCTGATCCCCAAATTAAAAGTTATGATTGCAGCCATGGGTCGAGATTTGCATCCCGCTACTCAGGCTCTGATTGACTTTGCCGATTTTTTACAAAGATATTCAATACATTTTTTATTGTTGATTTTAATTTTAGCTATCACCCTTATTAGCACTTATCTCAATAAAAATGGCAGAGTCTTTCTTGATCGTATGACCTTAAGAGTCCCAGTCATTGGCAACATGTTCCGCGTTTACTTTTCTGCTGAATTTGCCCGGAATTTTGCGCTGCTTATTGGGAGTGGGGTTAAACTCACAGAATCACTTCAGCATTGTACCGCAACTATTTGGAATACATACCTTAAGAATGTGCTAAAACGGGCGAGGAACAATATTATAAATGGCGCGCCTTTAACAGAGACGCTTTCCTGCCGATATGCCTTTAGCCCCTTACTTATCAGTATGGTGAGCGTGGGGGAAAAAACAGGATCTATTGATAATCTTTTGGAAGACCAGGCCAAATACCATTACGAAATTTTAGACAAGTACATCAATCAATTCAGTGCATTAATTAGCTTTGTAATGATCCTACTGGTAGCTGGGACCATAGCCTTTGTTTTTGCCGCAATATTACTAACCTATTTCTCTTGA
- a CDS encoding type II secretion system protein GspD, translating to MKKQFTLIFFLLSFLNAKNMDNIEVIDIQDSTLPSLIRLISENNDINIVTSIKARNTKISTYLKNIHPIVALEEICSSHNLWLQKDPIKNIYRIYSLDEYKKSVLKFSEEIKVYDLKYPNSKTISKSIFELFPARVLYYDSDTDELDDEIDEIETRLKKMMIFEERQNTSETNNLAGAISNSRNNNDNNNNDDNENSSNGGPVKVTLPEKEGHETFDLTSEIIHQINTADSIEEIRDIISNQGVFINSRIYLSSIETKNQMILRTGDREAMEKIDQLIKKLDTPSPMVLLEMKILAVRLDDNFESAFDLAYNDGTTGITLGSGLIQQAGAFNYSYINDKFAAALTLLEEDSKVRTLATPVILTLNREVSKFFNGNAAVPILTNFQGEAGTTVTGDGTVVSNVPSPQYDNRDIGSTLKVSPTINADRTVQLQISSIESEVDTNSATVLIASGDTYITQAVDTEKRRSFTGTVLAYDGKMIAVGGIIKETEIEIESGVPILRDIPLLDYFFEDKKIVKQREEILLLIKPYIIYSEEDHEKLSEELINRVSEHPNAQGQKDKLNPLLEKD from the coding sequence ATGAAAAAACAATTTACCTTAATCTTTTTCTTACTTAGTTTTCTTAATGCAAAAAATATGGACAACATTGAAGTCATAGATATTCAAGACAGTACATTACCTTCCTTAATTAGGCTGATCTCCGAAAACAATGACATCAATATCGTAACTTCCATTAAAGCTAGAAATACTAAAATCAGCACTTACTTAAAAAACATTCATCCGATCGTGGCTCTTGAGGAAATTTGCAGCTCACACAATTTGTGGTTACAAAAAGATCCAATAAAAAACATTTACCGAATTTACTCGCTTGACGAGTACAAAAAGAGCGTGCTTAAATTTTCCGAAGAGATTAAGGTTTACGACCTGAAATACCCCAACAGTAAAACCATTTCTAAATCAATATTTGAACTTTTTCCTGCTCGAGTCCTCTACTATGACTCCGATACCGATGAACTAGATGACGAAATTGATGAAATTGAAACGAGGCTTAAAAAAATGATGATTTTTGAAGAACGTCAGAATACCTCAGAGACCAATAACTTAGCAGGAGCCATAAGTAATTCCCGAAATAATAATGATAATAATAATAATGATGATAATGAAAATTCATCAAATGGCGGTCCGGTAAAAGTTACTCTCCCTGAAAAAGAAGGGCATGAAACCTTTGACTTAACTTCAGAAATCATCCATCAAATTAATACGGCTGACAGTATTGAAGAAATTCGTGATATCATCAGCAATCAAGGTGTTTTTATCAATTCACGTATTTATTTATCGTCCATTGAAACTAAAAACCAAATGATCCTACGAACAGGCGATAGAGAAGCGATGGAAAAGATTGATCAACTTATCAAAAAACTTGACACCCCAAGTCCGATGGTGCTTCTGGAAATGAAAATTCTTGCTGTAAGGCTGGATGATAACTTTGAATCAGCTTTTGACCTTGCCTATAATGACGGTACAACAGGAATCACATTAGGCTCTGGACTCATTCAGCAAGCTGGGGCATTTAATTACTCATATATTAATGACAAATTTGCTGCCGCTCTTACATTATTGGAGGAGGACTCCAAAGTTAGAACCCTAGCTACTCCAGTTATTCTTACTCTCAATAGAGAAGTCAGCAAATTCTTTAACGGCAATGCTGCTGTCCCAATATTAACTAATTTTCAAGGAGAAGCTGGGACCACCGTAACTGGGGATGGTACTGTTGTTTCAAATGTTCCAAGTCCTCAATACGATAACCGTGACATAGGATCTACTTTAAAAGTATCTCCCACCATTAATGCTGACAGAACTGTTCAACTTCAGATTTCGTCCATTGAATCTGAAGTTGATACGAATAGTGCCACTGTCCTTATAGCAAGTGGTGATACATATATTACTCAAGCAGTTGATACTGAAAAAAGGCGCTCATTTACCGGTACGGTCTTAGCTTATGACGGTAAAATGATTGCTGTAGGTGGAATCATCAAAGAAACAGAAATTGAAATCGAATCCGGTGTTCCTATTTTAAGAGATATTCCTTTACTTGATTATTTCTTTGAAGATAAAAAAATCGTCAAGCAAAGAGAAGAGATTCTTCTTCTCATTAAACCTTACATAATTTACAGTGAGGAGGATCATGAAAAACTTAGTGAAGAACTCATCAATCGAGTCAGTGAACATCCAAATGCTCAAGGACAAAAAGATAAACTTAATCCATTATTAGAAAAAGATTAA
- a CDS encoding type II secretion system protein, which translates to MYKRKKNLKGFTLIELLVVISIIGILASLILPALGKGRDKARKAVCKSQIRQIYLQFEMYTADNNDYYVFSASGNKTWDDMLSDYLSDEDRDEVVLTEADLRAAGDTRWVCPADDIVRGNGTDLTRSYSINGWLNNNRGGIAKNNGTSVSLNAVNEPSKKIALGERIKEANRRGKDSSAALGYSEQHLGTAVHGDDVNFLFSFLDGHVNQLNRYVFMNSLDAVEDW; encoded by the coding sequence ATGTATAAGAGAAAAAAAAATCTAAAAGGCTTTACACTCATTGAGTTATTAGTCGTCATCTCAATAATCGGTATTTTAGCATCATTAATCCTACCTGCTTTGGGTAAAGGACGGGACAAGGCGCGTAAAGCCGTTTGCAAAAGTCAAATCCGTCAGATTTACTTACAGTTTGAAATGTATACTGCGGACAATAATGATTATTACGTCTTTAGTGCATCAGGAAATAAGACTTGGGATGACATGCTTAGTGACTACCTCTCTGATGAGGATCGTGATGAAGTGGTTTTAACTGAGGCTGATCTACGAGCAGCTGGAGATACACGATGGGTTTGTCCTGCGGATGACATAGTACGTGGCAATGGAACTGACCTCACACGTTCTTACTCAATCAATGGTTGGTTAAATAATAATCGAGGCGGTATTGCTAAAAATAATGGAACTTCTGTTAGTCTAAATGCAGTCAATGAGCCCAGTAAGAAAATAGCTTTGGGTGAAAGGATAAAAGAAGCTAATCGTCGTGGTAAAGACAGCTCTGCCGCATTGGGTTATAGTGAGCAGCATTTAGGAACTGCGGTTCATGGTGATGATGTAAACTTTCTCTTTTCATTTTTAGATGGTCATGTCAATCAATTAAACCGTTACGTCTTCATGAATTCTTTAGATGCAGTAGAAGATTGGTAG
- a CDS encoding serine/threonine-protein kinase: MTNLAPQTELPEDDFLLQAFDEAKCINESLIDLPLAEKVRDVKKRYQIKSLLGEGALKKVYLAYDELLDREVALARMKAEGHIDDFFNEARLSSRLEHPYISAVHDMGYDEEGEAFFVMKLNEGRDLYEDLKLRRENKTVELSWILNVFSKVCEALAFAHGKGVLHLDIKPSNIRIDDFGEVLLCDWGISRMIGSKNEHESPLAHIVPIVSRATLLGEVRGTPGFMAPEQMNNKQICDERTDIYGLGALLFDMLMGRPPIENTSFDDEKISKEIQAICLKAISAKPELRYTSVAHLLEDLQNYNNGLVTQAENAGSWQVLGKWLIRHRNTVSIVVINLVLILSLMSLYIHNIKQSNVQLELTLDELEQERQIKDKTRLDQADRFYKQGFNAYANSVSQFDYDEDDISLAINMLTHSVELNPNHLASWGVLGNLRVLRKQYSEALGCYKKSGQDYDSYYNILSAYIQADKSDDKIENELELIRQIDPLNDKRFRNHLIFKGIHGRTNRAELFQFSLGALAIVNNLDEIIYEYDEHTKTLDLSKNNLRTVYPLKTLRIEGLNLKGHLGKGYELYNLRNIPLRFLDLSYSEVAYLDRLLNVEIEELNLEGTPMKNLNKVQEMPKLSKINVYGIPAKLTALKNCKNLEEVICSKSQETELRQLLKPEVKLLVKPE; this comes from the coding sequence ATGACAAATTTAGCTCCTCAAACAGAACTTCCTGAAGATGATTTTTTATTACAAGCCTTTGATGAGGCTAAATGTATTAATGAATCACTTATAGATCTTCCTCTAGCAGAGAAAGTACGCGATGTAAAAAAACGCTATCAGATAAAATCTTTATTAGGCGAGGGGGCTCTCAAAAAAGTTTACTTGGCCTATGACGAGTTATTAGATCGTGAGGTAGCACTAGCGAGGATGAAAGCAGAGGGGCATATTGACGACTTCTTCAATGAAGCACGTTTATCCTCCCGTTTGGAGCATCCCTATATTTCTGCTGTTCACGATATGGGCTATGACGAAGAAGGTGAAGCTTTTTTTGTAATGAAGTTGAATGAAGGCAGGGACCTTTATGAAGACTTGAAATTACGCCGAGAAAATAAGACTGTAGAATTGAGCTGGATACTTAATGTATTTTCCAAAGTCTGTGAAGCACTTGCTTTTGCCCATGGTAAAGGAGTTTTACACCTCGATATAAAGCCATCGAATATACGGATCGATGATTTTGGGGAAGTTTTGTTATGTGATTGGGGGATATCCCGTATGATAGGTTCAAAAAATGAGCATGAATCACCCTTAGCACATATCGTTCCCATTGTATCACGTGCAACCTTGCTGGGAGAAGTTCGTGGGACACCTGGTTTTATGGCTCCAGAGCAAATGAATAATAAGCAGATTTGTGATGAACGAACGGATATTTATGGTTTGGGAGCCCTTTTATTTGATATGTTAATGGGCCGACCTCCGATTGAGAATACATCATTTGATGATGAGAAAATTTCAAAGGAAATCCAGGCCATTTGCTTAAAAGCAATTAGTGCAAAGCCCGAGTTGAGGTATACCTCCGTGGCTCATCTATTGGAAGATTTACAGAACTACAATAACGGCTTGGTCACTCAAGCTGAGAATGCGGGTTCTTGGCAAGTCTTAGGTAAGTGGTTGATACGTCATCGTAATACAGTGAGTATTGTGGTGATTAATTTAGTACTGATACTATCCTTGATGTCACTTTATATTCATAATATCAAGCAGAGTAATGTTCAGCTTGAACTCACACTTGATGAATTAGAGCAAGAACGTCAAATCAAAGACAAAACAAGGCTTGATCAAGCGGATCGTTTCTACAAGCAGGGCTTTAATGCCTATGCGAATTCTGTGAGTCAATTTGATTACGATGAAGATGATATTTCATTAGCAATTAATATGCTGACTCATTCAGTAGAACTTAATCCAAATCATTTGGCGTCGTGGGGGGTTTTAGGTAATTTACGTGTATTACGTAAGCAATACTCAGAGGCCTTGGGATGCTATAAAAAGTCTGGCCAAGATTATGACTCTTATTATAATATTTTGAGCGCGTATATACAGGCCGATAAATCAGATGACAAAATAGAAAATGAATTGGAGCTCATTCGACAAATTGACCCCTTGAACGATAAGCGTTTTAGGAATCATCTTATTTTCAAAGGTATCCACGGCAGGACAAATAGAGCAGAATTATTTCAGTTTAGCCTTGGTGCTTTAGCAATTGTAAATAATTTGGATGAAATCATCTATGAATATGATGAGCACACAAAAACCCTTGACCTTAGTAAAAATAACCTAAGAACGGTATATCCATTAAAAACTCTGCGAATTGAAGGACTTAATTTGAAAGGGCATTTAGGAAAAGGATATGAGCTCTATAATTTGCGAAATATACCGCTGAGGTTTTTAGATTTATCGTATTCAGAAGTTGCTTATTTGGATAGACTCTTAAATGTTGAGATTGAGGAATTGAATTTGGAAGGTACCCCGATGAAAAACTTAAATAAAGTACAGGAGATGCCCAAGCTTAGTAAAATAAATGTATATGGCATACCCGCAAAGCTCACAGCTTTGAAAAATTGTAAAAATTTAGAAGAGGTGATCTGCTCAAAATCACAGGAAACGGAGCTTCGTCAATTACTGAAGCCCGAAGTGAAATTACTTGTTAAGCCTGAGTGA